Proteins encoded together in one Oxalobacteraceae sp. CFBP 8761 window:
- a CDS encoding TRAP transporter substrate-binding protein has translation MQLNLLAVRALCAALAAAASMNAWAQGPIVIKFSHVVAPDTPKGRAAERFKALAEQMTRGQVRVEVYPNSQLYKDREELEALQLGAVQMLAPSLAKFSPLGVREFEAFDLPYIFPDKAALYKVTEGRIGRELLRKLEPKGITGLAFWDNGFKVMSANQPLVALKDFDGVRMRIQASMVLDAQMRALGAQPMVLAFSEAAPALRDGVVEGTENTPSNMYTQRMHETQKHLTVSNHGYLGYAVIVNKKFWDGLPAATRTILARAMREATVYEKQIAQRANDESMEKIRRAGTTVIHTLNPAQQAEWRRALQPVYGQMENRIGKETVHAILREVAR, from the coding sequence ATGCAACTCAATCTCCTGGCCGTGCGCGCGCTGTGCGCTGCATTGGCCGCAGCCGCCAGCATGAATGCCTGGGCACAAGGGCCGATCGTGATCAAGTTCAGTCACGTGGTGGCGCCGGATACGCCCAAGGGCCGCGCCGCCGAGCGTTTCAAGGCGCTGGCCGAGCAAATGACGCGCGGCCAGGTCAGGGTGGAAGTCTATCCGAACAGCCAGTTGTACAAGGACCGCGAAGAGCTCGAAGCGCTGCAACTGGGCGCCGTGCAGATGCTGGCGCCGTCGCTGGCCAAGTTTTCGCCGCTGGGCGTGCGCGAATTCGAAGCGTTCGACTTGCCGTATATTTTTCCGGACAAGGCGGCGCTGTACAAGGTGACGGAAGGGCGCATCGGGCGCGAGCTGCTGCGCAAGCTCGAACCGAAGGGCATCACCGGCCTGGCGTTCTGGGACAATGGTTTCAAGGTCATGTCGGCCAACCAGCCACTGGTCGCGCTGAAGGATTTCGACGGGGTGCGCATGCGTATCCAGGCCTCCATGGTGCTCGATGCGCAGATGCGTGCGCTGGGCGCGCAGCCGATGGTGCTGGCGTTTTCGGAAGCCGCGCCGGCGCTGCGCGATGGCGTGGTGGAAGGCACCGAAAACACGCCGTCGAACATGTACACACAGCGCATGCACGAAACGCAGAAGCACCTGACTGTGTCGAACCACGGCTATCTGGGTTACGCCGTGATCGTCAACAAGAAATTCTGGGATGGCTTGCCGGCGGCGACCCGCACGATTCTGGCGCGGGCGATGCGCGAAGCGACCGTGTACGAAAAGCAGATTGCCCAGCGCGCCAACGACGAGTCGATGGAAAAAATCCGTCGGGCAGGCACGACCGTGATCCATACGCTCAACCCGGCCCAGCAGGCCGAATGGCGCCGCGCATTGCAGCCGGTGTACGGCCAGATGGAAAACAGGATCGGCAAGGAGACCGTACATGCTATCCTGCGCGAAGTTGCACGCTGA
- a CDS encoding methylated-DNA--[protein]-cysteine S-methyltransferase, whose amino-acid sequence MKPDRASLLFNAIVPAPFGALGIRTADDKVCELVYLPPSFAEKSADSALAGQAALQVARYLQDPDFMFDLPLLDVGTEFQRKVWQHIHAIPRGAVRTYGHVARVIGSAPRAVGQACGANRFPLVIPCHRVTATGGLGGFANQDDENGFHLSVKRWLLRHEGATASPWQQQSIFP is encoded by the coding sequence ATGAAGCCAGATCGTGCCTCCCTGTTGTTCAACGCCATCGTACCGGCGCCCTTTGGCGCGCTGGGCATCCGCACGGCCGACGACAAGGTCTGCGAGCTGGTCTACCTGCCGCCATCGTTTGCCGAGAAAAGCGCCGACAGCGCGCTGGCCGGGCAGGCAGCGCTGCAGGTCGCGCGCTACCTGCAGGATCCCGATTTTATGTTCGACCTGCCGCTGCTGGACGTCGGCACCGAATTCCAGCGCAAGGTCTGGCAGCACATCCACGCGATCCCGCGTGGCGCCGTGCGCACGTACGGGCACGTGGCGCGCGTGATCGGCTCGGCCCCGCGCGCCGTGGGCCAGGCCTGCGGCGCCAACCGGTTCCCGCTCGTGATCCCGTGCCACCGCGTCACCGCCACCGGCGGCCTGGGCGGCTTTGCCAACCAGGATGACGAAAACGGCTTTCACCTGTCGGTGAAACGCTGGTTGCTGCGCCACGAAGGCGCTACTGCAAGCCCATGGCAACAACAGTCGATCTTTCCCTGA
- the xerD gene encoding site-specific tyrosine recombinase XerD translates to MATTVDLSLIDEFCDTLWLEQGLAKNSLDAYRRDMRLFATWLHARQPERGLLGVGADDLAAYFAERHPDSRPSTANRRLSVLKRFYGLALRRNRIDVDPCLKMASARQPTRFVHTVNEHQVEALLAAPDVATPLGLRERTMLELMYASGLRVSELVALKLVEVSLNDGVLRVTGKGSKTRLVPFGEEARRWIERYLKDARGIILNGQMDDALFVTSRGGPMTRQMFWILIKKHAKKAGITGPLSPHTLRHAFATHLLNHGADLRVVQLLLGHADISTTQIYTHVARERLKRLHTEHHPRG, encoded by the coding sequence ATGGCAACAACAGTCGATCTTTCCCTGATCGACGAGTTCTGCGACACGCTCTGGCTGGAACAGGGCCTGGCCAAGAACTCGCTCGACGCCTACCGGCGCGACATGCGCCTGTTCGCCACCTGGCTGCACGCGCGCCAGCCCGAGCGCGGCTTGCTGGGCGTGGGCGCGGACGACCTGGCCGCCTATTTCGCCGAGCGCCATCCCGACTCGCGCCCGAGCACGGCCAACCGCCGGCTGTCGGTGCTCAAGCGCTTCTATGGCCTGGCGCTGCGCCGCAACCGCATCGACGTCGACCCGTGCCTGAAGATGGCCTCGGCGCGCCAGCCAACCCGGTTCGTGCACACGGTGAACGAACACCAGGTCGAGGCGCTGCTCGCTGCGCCCGACGTCGCCACGCCACTGGGCCTGCGCGAACGCACGATGCTCGAACTGATGTATGCCAGCGGTTTACGGGTGTCGGAACTGGTGGCCCTGAAGCTGGTCGAAGTGAGCCTGAACGACGGCGTGTTGCGGGTGACGGGCAAGGGCAGCAAGACGCGCCTGGTGCCGTTCGGCGAAGAGGCGCGGCGCTGGATCGAGCGCTACCTGAAGGATGCGCGCGGCATCATCCTCAATGGCCAGATGGACGACGCCCTGTTCGTCACCAGCCGCGGCGGTCCGATGACGCGCCAGATGTTCTGGATCCTGATCAAGAAGCACGCCAAGAAGGCCGGCATCACCGGGCCGCTGTCGCCGCACACGCTGCGCCACGCGTTCGCCACGCACCTGCTCAACCATGGCGCCGATCTGCGCGTGGTGCAACTGCTGCTGGGCCACGCCGATATCTCGACCACGCAGATTTATACCCACGTGGCGCGCGAACGCCTCAAGCGCCTGCACACCGAGCATCATCCCCGCGGTTAG
- a CDS encoding EAL domain-containing protein, translated as MPDSPGRPAADPSGAGVQAFDWLYHFVTALELAPAVAVHSMDRAGIIRFWNHASEELYGIPSGDAVGRAFRDLVFHLDRQPEFEDVIATIWRTGQAPQASDWLVQSMTGRRHWVYSCHYPVKHDDVMHEVFCMEIDITARKEAETNLEQAAQVFQNARDAIIMMDAEYRVRAVNGAFTAITGHAPDRIIGQPLASLGWGVDDDFYQRIWTGLEGADHWEGELASARSNGQRYPVRVTLTAIRDAHGDVSSYMAMLSDISERKRIEEQVRHQAEHDALTGLPNRILFLDRLHQALATWRRQGSCSAVMFLDLDKFKAVNDTHGHQAGDIVLREVALRVRACVRQVDTISRLGGDEFVVLLADIKGADQAAHVAVAVTQAVALPIDIGGQEVTLSASIGIALCPDDGAEVDTLLHHADVAMYHAKQNGRGSFQFFSPAMNAHVIERVELENRLRQALDGKEFMLQYQPAIEVATGRVTSVEALLRWRHPQRGLLLPHEFLPVAEESGLIVPIGEWVLRAACQRARAWRHAGAAVAVAVNLSDAQLEHDGLLPAIDAALEGAGLPPAALELEIAEDALIRGEPAFADTALALRARGVRLSIDRFGTGLSSLEALRRFPLTTVKIDRSYVGDVGHDPVDAAMVPAIIAVARSLQLRVVGEGVETAEQLDFLRRHGCDDYQGFYASAASTRPNLSPHRSWYMRP; from the coding sequence CTGCCAGATTCCCCGGGTCGTCCGGCGGCTGACCCATCCGGGGCCGGCGTACAAGCCTTCGACTGGCTCTACCATTTCGTTACGGCCCTCGAGCTGGCGCCGGCCGTTGCCGTGCACTCGATGGACCGCGCCGGCATCATCCGCTTCTGGAACCATGCCAGCGAAGAGCTGTACGGCATCCCGTCGGGCGATGCCGTGGGCCGCGCGTTTCGCGACCTGGTGTTCCACCTCGACCGCCAGCCCGAATTCGAAGATGTCATCGCCACCATCTGGCGCACCGGCCAGGCGCCGCAGGCAAGCGACTGGCTCGTGCAATCGATGACGGGCCGCCGCCACTGGGTCTATTCGTGCCACTATCCCGTCAAGCACGACGACGTGATGCACGAAGTGTTCTGCATGGAAATCGACATCACGGCGCGCAAGGAGGCCGAGACCAATCTCGAGCAGGCTGCGCAAGTGTTCCAGAATGCACGCGACGCCATCATCATGATGGATGCCGAGTACCGCGTGCGCGCCGTCAATGGCGCCTTCACCGCCATCACCGGGCATGCCCCCGATCGGATCATCGGCCAGCCGCTGGCCAGCCTCGGCTGGGGCGTGGACGACGACTTCTATCAACGCATCTGGACCGGGCTCGAAGGCGCCGACCACTGGGAAGGCGAACTGGCCAGCGCGCGCAGCAACGGCCAGCGCTATCCGGTGCGCGTCACGCTGACGGCCATTCGCGATGCGCACGGCGACGTGTCGAGCTATATGGCGATGCTGTCCGACATAAGCGAGCGCAAGCGCATCGAAGAGCAGGTGCGCCACCAGGCCGAGCACGACGCCCTCACGGGCCTGCCCAACCGCATCCTGTTCCTGGACCGCTTGCACCAGGCCCTGGCCACCTGGCGCCGCCAGGGCAGCTGCTCCGCCGTCATGTTCCTCGACCTCGACAAGTTCAAGGCCGTCAACGACACCCACGGCCACCAGGCCGGCGACATCGTGCTGCGCGAAGTGGCGCTGCGCGTACGCGCCTGCGTGCGCCAGGTCGACACCATCAGCCGGCTGGGCGGCGACGAGTTCGTCGTGCTGCTGGCCGACATCAAGGGCGCCGACCAGGCCGCCCACGTGGCCGTCGCCGTGACCCAGGCCGTGGCGCTGCCGATCGACATCGGCGGCCAGGAGGTGACGCTGTCGGCCTCCATTGGCATCGCGCTGTGCCCGGACGATGGCGCCGAAGTCGATACCTTGCTGCACCACGCCGATGTCGCGATGTACCACGCCAAGCAGAACGGCCGCGGCAGCTTCCAGTTTTTCAGCCCCGCCATGAACGCCCACGTGATCGAGCGCGTCGAGCTTGAGAACCGCCTGCGCCAGGCGCTCGACGGCAAGGAATTCATGCTGCAATACCAGCCTGCAATCGAAGTGGCGACCGGGCGCGTGACATCGGTCGAAGCGTTGCTGCGCTGGCGTCATCCGCAACGCGGGCTGTTGTTGCCGCACGAATTTTTGCCGGTGGCCGAGGAGTCCGGGCTGATCGTCCCGATCGGCGAATGGGTGCTGCGCGCAGCGTGCCAGCGGGCGCGTGCGTGGCGCCATGCCGGTGCTGCGGTCGCGGTGGCGGTCAACCTGTCCGACGCCCAGCTGGAACACGACGGCTTGCTGCCGGCAATCGACGCCGCATTGGAGGGCGCCGGCCTGCCGCCCGCCGCGCTCGAACTCGAGATCGCAGAAGACGCGCTGATCCGGGGCGAGCCCGCGTTTGCCGATACGGCGCTGGCGCTACGTGCCCGCGGGGTGCGGCTGAGCATCGACCGCTTCGGCACCGGCCTGTCGAGCCTGGAAGCATTGCGGCGCTTTCCGCTCACCACGGTCAAGATCGACCGCAGCTACGTGGGCGACGTCGGGCACGATCCGGTGGACGCCGCGATGGTGCCGGCCATCATCGCGGTGGCGCGCAGCCTGCAGCTGCGGGTGGTGGGAGAGGGCGTGGAAACCGCCGAGCAGCTCGACTTTCTGCGCCGGCATGGGTGCGACGATTACCAGGGGTTCTATGCCAGCGCGGCCAGTACACGGCCGAACCTGAGTCCGCACCGGTCCTGGTACATGAGACCCTAG
- a CDS encoding endonuclease/exonuclease/phosphatase family protein: MQEELRFATFNTFNLAPPGARLYDNLAPTTADEYEAKLDWTAHQLDLINADVIGFQEIFSQSVLAEVLQRTRRYRDAHHIGFDPDPGAVRLTPSVALVSRLPLAEPGTELGKFPANVTMPPGSRDPDRFTRAPLHAGVIAPSGVVIDVIVVHLKSRRPDYRSSDSGADPHLYALACLRSLIRRGTEATALRVLLTDMAHTHRRPRIVLGDFNDVADSVTTEIVLGAGTPQAERLYDASQVQRRLDHQRHVGFSILHDTRHSTIDHILVSPEFNPALPEAIGEVIDVVYLNDHLNLALPESSDHGQVLARIRLFD; encoded by the coding sequence ATGCAGGAAGAACTTCGGTTTGCCACCTTCAACACTTTCAATCTGGCACCGCCTGGTGCACGCTTGTACGACAATCTGGCACCCACGACGGCCGACGAATACGAAGCCAAACTGGACTGGACGGCGCACCAGCTCGACCTGATCAATGCCGACGTGATCGGCTTTCAAGAAATTTTCTCGCAGAGCGTGCTGGCGGAAGTCCTGCAGCGCACGCGGCGCTACCGCGACGCGCACCATATCGGCTTCGATCCCGACCCGGGCGCCGTGCGCCTGACGCCCAGCGTGGCTCTCGTCTCGCGCCTGCCACTGGCCGAGCCGGGCACCGAACTGGGCAAGTTTCCGGCCAATGTCACGATGCCACCGGGAAGCCGCGACCCCGATCGCTTCACGCGTGCGCCGCTGCATGCGGGTGTGATTGCGCCGTCGGGCGTGGTGATCGACGTGATCGTCGTGCATTTAAAATCGCGCCGCCCCGATTACCGCTCGAGCGACAGCGGGGCCGACCCGCACCTGTACGCGCTGGCATGCCTGCGCTCGCTGATCCGGCGCGGCACCGAGGCGACCGCGCTACGCGTGCTGCTGACGGATATGGCGCACACGCACCGCCGCCCGCGCATCGTGCTGGGCGACTTCAACGATGTGGCCGATTCGGTGACAACCGAGATCGTGCTGGGGGCAGGCACGCCGCAGGCCGAGCGGCTGTATGACGCGAGCCAGGTACAGCGCCGGCTCGATCACCAGCGCCATGTGGGGTTTTCGATCCTGCACGACACGCGCCACTCGACGATCGACCACATTTTGGTGTCGCCCGAATTCAATCCGGCACTGCCCGAGGCGATCGGCGAAGTCATCGATGTGGTGTACCTGAACGATCACCTGAACCTGGCGTTGCCCGAGTCGTCGGACCACGGGCAGGTTCTGGCCAGGATCCGGCTGTTCGACTAG
- a CDS encoding aminoacyl-tRNA deacylase produces MAKKEHVSETPATQFLRKHGVAFSEHPYAYQEHGGTSVSSGALGVPEHDVVKTLVMQDEAARPLIVLMHGDCKVSTKNLARAIPCKSVEPCKPDVAQRHSGYLVGGTSPFGIRKAMPVYVEESILQLDKIYINGGRRGYLVGIAPRVLVDVLQALPVNCAIAE; encoded by the coding sequence ATGGCCAAGAAAGAGCACGTCTCCGAGACCCCCGCCACCCAATTCCTGCGCAAGCATGGCGTGGCGTTTTCCGAGCATCCGTATGCGTACCAGGAGCACGGCGGTACATCGGTCTCGTCCGGCGCGCTGGGCGTGCCGGAACATGACGTGGTCAAGACCCTGGTCATGCAGGATGAAGCAGCCAGGCCATTGATCGTCCTGATGCACGGCGATTGCAAGGTATCGACCAAGAATCTGGCCCGCGCCATCCCCTGCAAGTCGGTCGAACCATGCAAGCCGGATGTGGCCCAGCGCCATTCAGGGTATCTGGTTGGTGGAACATCGCCGTTCGGCATCCGCAAGGCGATGCCGGTGTATGTCGAAGAAAGCATCCTTCAACTCGACAAGATCTATATCAACGGCGGGCGCCGCGGCTATCTGGTCGGCATCGCTCCGCGCGTGCTGGTCGATGTGCTGCAGGCGCTGCCGGTGAACTGCGCCATCGCCGAGTAG
- the plsY gene encoding glycerol-3-phosphate 1-O-acyltransferase PlsY codes for MNTLIATIAAYLLGSISFAVVMSRAFGLSDPRTYGSKNPGATNVLRSGSKKAAIATLVGDAAKGWLAVWLAVRYGYDYGLDDTGIALVAIAVFIGHLWPVFFRFVGGKGVATALGVLLGINPWLGLATLATWVIIAYAFRYSSLAALVAAVFAPLYYGLLFGVDAILLAVIVMSALLVWRHRGNIGNLIAGKESKLGSKSGAARK; via the coding sequence ATGAACACCCTGATTGCCACCATTGCCGCCTATTTGCTCGGTTCGATTTCCTTCGCGGTCGTGATGAGCCGCGCGTTCGGCCTGTCCGACCCGCGCACGTATGGCTCGAAAAACCCCGGCGCCACCAATGTGCTGCGCAGCGGCAGCAAGAAAGCCGCGATTGCCACGCTGGTCGGCGACGCAGCCAAGGGCTGGCTGGCTGTCTGGCTGGCGGTGCGCTATGGCTACGATTACGGGCTGGACGATACGGGCATCGCGCTGGTCGCCATCGCCGTGTTCATCGGCCACTTGTGGCCCGTGTTCTTCCGCTTTGTCGGCGGCAAGGGCGTGGCCACCGCGCTGGGCGTGCTGCTCGGCATCAATCCATGGCTGGGCCTGGCGACGCTGGCCACCTGGGTCATCATTGCCTATGCGTTTCGCTACTCGTCGCTGGCCGCGCTGGTGGCCGCCGTATTTGCGCCCTTGTACTACGGCCTGCTGTTCGGCGTCGATGCCATTCTGCTGGCCGTGATCGTCATGAGCGCGCTGCTCGTGTGGCGTCACCGCGGCAATATCGGCAACCTGATCGCGGGCAAGGAGTCCAAGCTCGGCAGCAAGTCGGGCGCGGCACGGAAGTAG
- a CDS encoding DsbA family oxidoreductase, with protein MTKQLRIDFVSDVSCPWCAVGLKSLEQALLNVGDDVRVDLHFQPFELNPNMPPEGQDIVEHVTEKYGASLEQQASSRDMIRERGAAVGFTFDMERRGRIYNTFDAHRLLSWAEEEGKQRQLKVALLEAYFTRCEDPSNHAVLLRAVESVGLEREAAARILASDEYKDEVREREQFFLNAGIKSVPAVIINQKHLISGGQLPEVFERALREIPGLETPADAVA; from the coding sequence GTGACCAAGCAACTCAGGATTGATTTCGTGTCGGACGTCTCGTGCCCGTGGTGCGCAGTCGGTCTCAAATCCCTTGAACAGGCACTGTTGAACGTGGGCGACGACGTGCGCGTCGACCTGCATTTCCAGCCGTTCGAACTGAACCCGAACATGCCGCCGGAAGGCCAGGACATCGTCGAGCACGTCACTGAAAAATATGGTGCCAGCCTCGAGCAGCAGGCATCCAGCCGCGACATGATCCGCGAGCGCGGCGCCGCGGTCGGCTTCACGTTCGACATGGAGCGGCGCGGCCGCATCTACAACACCTTCGACGCACACCGCCTGCTGTCGTGGGCCGAAGAAGAAGGCAAGCAACGCCAGCTCAAGGTCGCGCTGCTCGAAGCGTATTTCACCCGCTGCGAAGACCCGAGTAACCACGCCGTGCTGCTGCGCGCGGTCGAGAGTGTGGGCCTGGAGCGCGAGGCGGCCGCGCGCATCCTGGCGTCGGACGAATACAAGGACGAGGTGCGCGAGCGGGAGCAGTTCTTCCTCAATGCCGGCATCAAGTCGGTGCCGGCCGTGATCATCAACCAGAAACACCTGATTTCGGGCGGTCAGTTGCCTGAAGTATTCGAGCGCGCGCTGCGTGAGATTCCGGGCCTGGAAACGCCGGCCGACGCCGTCGCTTAA